A section of the Agarivorans litoreus genome encodes:
- a CDS encoding peptidoglycan DD-metalloendopeptidase family protein — protein MFNSKTRLFGRPSRLPSKHWQLIIACGVLVGIASIWPSSKQVSTNSRQLIELPQNDFKSESDGLTFSLASRSNEAIDIVKQNTQDEPSAEQFRHAAKSPVVAKQNTNEPTLTAAKTEPEQAEVGGEHSYQYTIEKGDTLGKIFTRFNIDQTTMYQVLEADISVLALDTLSPGHELTFTIDHDQQQLLALQLAFNPAQKIIFKRVDASSFEYETISIEGQWQKQAIAGTIEGSFYVSARKAGLSPNEVEQVAQMFKDKLRFSRDFRAGDVFQVVRNRQYIDDELTGQSEISAVRIFNRGNEYSAYLFSNGNYYDKDGESLARAFMRVPLKGAHRVTSGFNPRRKHPITRRISPHNGADFGVAIGTPVLAAGDGVVTRVENHPYAGKYIVIQHGGKYRSRYLHLNKFKVRKGQRVTRGQVIADSGNTGRSTGPHLHYEFHINGRAVNPMTAKIPLASAIDKQERAEFDQLVINMNDLIAAG, from the coding sequence TCGTGGGCATTGCCAGTATTTGGCCTAGCTCCAAACAAGTAAGTACCAACAGCCGCCAGCTCATCGAACTGCCACAAAACGACTTTAAGTCAGAGTCCGATGGCCTCACTTTTAGTCTGGCTAGTCGCTCCAATGAAGCCATCGATATAGTAAAACAGAATACCCAAGATGAGCCCAGTGCTGAGCAGTTTAGACATGCTGCTAAATCGCCAGTTGTGGCGAAGCAAAACACCAACGAGCCAACACTCACTGCTGCAAAAACAGAGCCTGAACAAGCTGAGGTTGGAGGCGAGCACAGCTATCAATACACTATTGAGAAAGGCGATACTTTAGGTAAAATTTTCACCCGCTTTAACATCGACCAAACCACTATGTATCAAGTACTAGAAGCTGATATTTCGGTACTAGCTTTAGATACTTTAAGCCCAGGTCATGAGCTCACATTTACCATCGACCACGACCAACAACAATTATTGGCCTTACAACTTGCCTTTAATCCGGCGCAAAAAATCATATTTAAGCGTGTTGATGCAAGCAGCTTCGAATACGAAACCATTAGTATTGAAGGACAATGGCAGAAACAAGCCATAGCAGGCACCATCGAAGGTAGCTTTTATGTATCAGCCCGAAAAGCTGGCTTAAGCCCAAATGAAGTAGAGCAAGTAGCGCAAATGTTTAAAGACAAACTGCGTTTTTCTCGTGACTTTAGAGCGGGCGATGTATTCCAAGTTGTACGTAATCGCCAATACATCGATGACGAACTCACTGGTCAAAGTGAAATTAGTGCGGTGCGTATTTTTAACCGAGGTAACGAATACAGTGCGTATTTGTTTAGCAATGGTAACTATTATGACAAAGATGGCGAAAGCCTAGCGCGCGCCTTTATGCGAGTACCGCTTAAAGGGGCTCATCGGGTCACCTCTGGTTTTAACCCACGTCGTAAGCACCCAATTACCCGACGAATCTCGCCACATAATGGCGCCGACTTCGGCGTAGCTATTGGCACTCCTGTTCTAGCCGCTGGCGATGGTGTAGTGACTAGAGTTGAGAATCACCCTTATGCGGGTAAATACATCGTGATTCAACACGGCGGTAAATATCGCTCACGTTATCTACATTTAAATAAATTTAAAGTTCGCAAAGGGCAACGAGTAACGCGTGGCCAAGTGATAGCAGACTCAGGCAATACCGGCCGCTCAACGGGGCCTCACCTGCATTACGAGTTCCATATTAACGGCCGAGCGGTTAATCCAATGACCGCTAAAATCCCCCTCGCCTCTGCCATTGATAAGCAGGAGCGAGCCGAGTTCGACCAGCTGGTTATCAATATGAATGATTTGATTGCGGCAGGCTAA